CACCCCTTCGGAGGAGCCGTCGAGCCCCGCGGAGTCAGTACGGGAGTCGGCACCGGATGCGACCCCGGACCCTCTCCGGTGATCACCCCGAACAGCGTCCGGGCCGCGTCGGCGCCGAATCCGTGCACGTCATGGCTCATCGCGGAGAGCGTCGGGTGCGTGAGCCGGCACAGCTGGGAGTCGTCCCAGGCCAGCAGGGAGACGTCGTCCGGCACGCTCAGGCCCATCTCGGCGGCCACCGACAGTCCGGCCACGGCCATGATGTCGTTGTCGTAGACGATCGCCGTCGGCCGGTCCGGCGGCCCGGCCGTGAGCAGCGACCGCGTCGCCCGCGCACCCGCCTCCCCGGAGTAGTCGGTGGCCACCTGCCAGGCCCCGGCCAGCTCCAGCGCGCGGGCGGCCCCGTCGAAGGCGGCGGTCCGCGCGGCGGTGTGCCCGAGGGCCGCAGCGCCCCCGACCCGGGCGATCCGCCGGTGCCCGAGCGCGGCGAGGTAGCGCACCGCCTCCGTCACCGCGGTGGCGTCCTCGGTCCACACGGAGGTGAGACCGCCGGTCAGCGACGGATGCCCGACGGCCACCACGGGCATCCCGAGCCGCTCGACCGCCGCCACCCGGGGGTCGTCCGCGCGGAAGTCGACGAGGATCGACCCGCCGATCTGCCGCCCCCGCCACCAGGACTCCTGGAGCCCGACCTCTTCCTCCATATTCCGTACGAGCCGCAGCAGCAGCGAGCAGGACCGCTCGGTCAGGACGCTCTCCACGCCCGAGATGAACTCCATGTAGAACGGTTCGAGCCCGAGCAGCCGGGCGGGCCGGCAGATCGCCAGCCCCACCACGTCCACCCGCGAGCCGGCCAGCGTCCGGGCGGTCAGGCTCGGCGCCCAGCCCAGCTCCTGCGCGGCCCGGAAGATCCGGTCCCGGGTCGCCTCCGACAGCCCCGGCTTGTGGTTGAAGGCGAGGGACACGGCCCCCTTGGACACGCCGGCGCGCGCGGCGACGTCCTTGATGGTGACGCGAGGACCTGAGAGTCCTGTC
The nucleotide sequence above comes from Streptomyces sp. NL15-2K. Encoded proteins:
- a CDS encoding LacI family DNA-binding transcriptional regulator, producing the protein MTGLSGPRVTIKDVAARAGVSKGAVSLAFNHKPGLSEATRDRIFRAAQELGWAPSLTARTLAGSRVDVVGLAICRPARLLGLEPFYMEFISGVESVLTERSCSLLLRLVRNMEEEVGLQESWWRGRQIGGSILVDFRADDPRVAAVERLGMPVVAVGHPSLTGGLTSVWTEDATAVTEAVRYLAALGHRRIARVGGAAALGHTAARTAAFDGAARALELAGAWQVATDYSGEAGARATRSLLTAGPPDRPTAIVYDNDIMAVAGLSVAAEMGLSVPDDVSLLAWDDSQLCRLTHPTLSAMSHDVHGFGADAARTLFGVITGEGPGSHPVPTPVLTPRGSTAPPKG